Proteins from a single region of Catenulispora acidiphila DSM 44928:
- a CDS encoding AMP-binding protein — protein sequence MNWLLMPNTETGLCILGRDGDWRRHSYADIAAAVRRAIWLLRDRDVCAEDRVAIVLADPLHFVTAFMAALAVGAVPVPLAPPTALREADRYVAHVAETLRVARPDLVCTGAGHRAEVLAALAAAGCPAGVVDIADAAHVPADSGDPYRRKPSDSALLQFTSGSSGTPKGVRVSWANLTANIAAIRSWMRWEDDDVFASWLPLHHDMGLVGALITSFAAGTDLWLMTPRQFVRTPARWLECFGVHGATITTSPSFGYAHVAARVRAGELDGMDFSRWRVAILGAERIDPAAVADFQALVGRRGFDTSSLMGAYGLAEGTLLATGVPARAGSRLVKVVDWALTAGSPVAISQEGRLGRDAVQGAGWLASCGRAADGVAVTVVDDAGDEVPDGTFGEIRLSGDSLAAGYLTRDGSVPFSARGSAADAPGADPVLDTGDAGFLLDGELYVVGRIGDALRVHGHGVYAEDVEAELSRLGGEQGPAAYAAVFGTIGTRDLAAVFVEGDPPRTWSAKAEQRIRTAASTDLPVLIFQGSKGSIARTSSGKPRRRHLWLRLLDGGVPDGWRLVHGEWPWPAGEQS from the coding sequence TTGAACTGGCTGTTGATGCCGAATACCGAGACCGGGCTGTGCATACTGGGCCGTGACGGGGACTGGCGCCGGCATTCGTATGCTGATATAGCTGCCGCTGTTCGCCGGGCCATATGGCTCCTGCGCGACCGGGACGTGTGCGCCGAGGACCGCGTCGCGATCGTGCTGGCCGATCCCCTGCATTTCGTCACCGCCTTCATGGCGGCGCTCGCGGTCGGCGCGGTGCCGGTGCCGCTCGCACCGCCGACCGCGCTGCGCGAAGCCGACCGCTACGTGGCGCACGTGGCCGAAACACTGCGGGTGGCCCGGCCCGACCTGGTGTGCACCGGCGCCGGGCACCGGGCCGAGGTCCTGGCCGCGCTGGCCGCCGCGGGTTGTCCGGCGGGCGTGGTCGACATCGCCGACGCCGCGCACGTGCCCGCCGACTCCGGGGATCCCTACCGGCGCAAGCCCTCGGACTCGGCGCTGCTCCAGTTCACCTCCGGCTCCTCCGGCACCCCAAAGGGCGTGCGGGTCTCCTGGGCGAACCTGACGGCGAACATCGCGGCGATCCGCTCCTGGATGCGCTGGGAGGACGACGACGTCTTCGCCAGCTGGCTGCCGCTACATCACGACATGGGCCTGGTCGGCGCGCTGATCACCTCCTTCGCCGCCGGGACGGATCTGTGGCTGATGACGCCGCGTCAGTTCGTCCGCACGCCCGCGCGCTGGCTGGAGTGCTTCGGCGTCCACGGCGCCACCATCACCACGTCGCCGAGCTTCGGCTACGCCCACGTGGCGGCCCGGGTCCGAGCCGGCGAGCTGGACGGCATGGACTTCTCGCGGTGGCGAGTCGCGATCCTCGGCGCCGAGCGGATCGACCCGGCGGCGGTGGCGGACTTCCAGGCGTTGGTGGGTCGGCGCGGATTCGACACCTCGTCGCTGATGGGGGCGTACGGCCTGGCCGAGGGCACGCTCCTGGCCACCGGTGTGCCCGCCCGGGCTGGTTCGCGGCTGGTGAAGGTCGTGGACTGGGCGCTGACGGCCGGCTCCCCGGTCGCGATCAGCCAGGAGGGCAGACTCGGACGGGACGCGGTCCAGGGCGCCGGGTGGCTCGCGAGCTGCGGCCGCGCGGCCGACGGCGTCGCCGTGACGGTCGTCGACGACGCCGGGGACGAGGTGCCCGACGGGACCTTCGGTGAAATACGCCTGTCGGGCGATTCGCTGGCGGCCGGGTACCTGACGCGGGACGGTTCAGTTCCCTTCTCGGCGCGGGGCTCAGCGGCGGACGCGCCGGGTGCGGACCCTGTCCTGGACACCGGGGACGCCGGATTTCTGCTCGACGGGGAGCTTTACGTCGTCGGGCGCATCGGCGACGCGCTGCGGGTGCACGGGCACGGCGTCTACGCCGAGGACGTGGAGGCGGAGCTTTCCCGGCTCGGCGGTGAGCAGGGGCCCGCCGCGTACGCGGCGGTCTTCGGCACGATCGGGACCCGTGACCTCGCGGCGGTGTTCGTCGAGGGCGATCCGCCCCGGACCTGGTCGGCCAAAGCCGAGCAGCGGATCCGCACCGCGGCCTCGACCGACCTCCCGGTCCTGATCTTCCAAGGCTCGAAGGGCTCCATCGCCCGGACGTCGAGCGGCAAGCCCCGCCGGCGCCACCTGTGGCTGAGACTGCTCGACGGAGGCGTACCCGACGGTTGGCGTCTGGTGCACGGCGAATGGCCCTGGCCGGCGGGGGAGCAGAGCTGA
- a CDS encoding acyl carrier protein has protein sequence MSELTDTTASPVPSVPQEPAKDLVVEYLLAKRPELGTIDPDYDLIDNRVLDSLGFVNFLYVLEEQTGREIALEEVSPEDFRTLRRIRARFFDGE, from the coding sequence ATGAGCGAGTTGACCGACACAACCGCTTCCCCGGTGCCGAGCGTGCCCCAGGAGCCGGCCAAGGACCTGGTCGTCGAGTACTTGCTGGCCAAGCGCCCGGAACTCGGCACGATCGACCCGGACTACGACCTGATCGACAACCGGGTGCTGGACTCCCTCGGCTTCGTCAACTTCCTGTACGTGTTGGAGGAGCAGACCGGACGGGAGATCGCCCTGGAAGAGGTCTCGCCGGAGGACTTCCGCACGCTGCGCCGGATCCGGGCGAGGTTCTTCGATGGCGAATAA
- a CDS encoding phosphopantetheine-binding protein — protein MQLYEQTVVRVQEIIGDMSPAKPETAGPELILIDDLGYDSIHFLELALALEAEFNLFEFDEEQAVGMITVGDVAHLIAKIVVAAEDPT, from the coding sequence ATGCAGTTGTATGAGCAGACTGTGGTACGCGTGCAGGAGATCATCGGTGACATGTCGCCGGCCAAGCCGGAGACCGCCGGACCCGAACTCATCCTCATCGACGATCTCGGCTACGACTCGATCCACTTCCTCGAGCTCGCCTTGGCCCTGGAGGCGGAGTTCAATCTGTTCGAGTTCGACGAGGAGCAGGCCGTCGGGATGATCACCGTCGGCGACGTGGCGCACCTGATCGCCAAGATCGTCGTCGCGGCCGAGGACCCGACGTGA
- a CDS encoding pyridoxamine 5'-phosphate oxidase family protein — protein sequence MSKVYEKINHQMAGWIHRQPIFFVASAPLAASGRVNVSPKGLMGTLVVLDPHSIAYLDYTGTGAETIAHLRENGRITVMFCAFEGRPKIVRLYGRGRYTVPGEPEFDKLRELFEKTTTAGQRSIIIVDIDRITDSCGWSVPLMDYREDRAVLDLHNERRDDAYFEKYWQTTNADSIDGLPALRSEPEPEPGLAPEPESEYLVVSASGSNE from the coding sequence GTGAGCAAGGTCTACGAGAAGATCAACCATCAGATGGCGGGCTGGATCCACCGCCAGCCGATCTTCTTCGTCGCCTCGGCCCCGCTGGCGGCCTCCGGCCGCGTCAACGTCTCGCCCAAGGGCCTCATGGGCACGCTCGTCGTGCTCGACCCGCACAGCATCGCCTACCTCGACTACACCGGCACCGGCGCGGAGACCATCGCGCACCTGCGGGAGAACGGCCGGATCACGGTGATGTTCTGCGCGTTCGAGGGCCGTCCGAAGATCGTCAGGCTCTACGGCCGCGGCCGCTACACGGTGCCGGGCGAGCCGGAGTTCGACAAGCTGCGGGAGCTGTTCGAGAAGACGACGACGGCGGGCCAGCGCTCGATCATCATCGTCGACATCGACCGGATCACCGACTCCTGCGGATGGTCGGTGCCGCTGATGGACTACCGGGAAGACCGGGCGGTGCTCGACCTGCACAACGAGCGCCGCGACGACGCCTACTTCGAGAAGTACTGGCAGACCACGAACGCCGACAGCATCGACGGGTTGCCGGCGCTGCGGTCCGAGCCCGAACCCGAACCCGGGCTCGCACCCGAGCCCGAGTCGGAATACCTGGTCGTATCGGCTTCCGGGAGCAACGAATGA
- a CDS encoding diiron oxygenase, whose translation MTDSLTTTTSNAHAYLAALPDILGGDERFKTVLDRLTVMSERDYYDPYKLFVWPESIPEDGYWMTPELMSVHGTEAGASLEQAQLRALSKWESVTFYSLNVHGIRELLTSIVARIHMPGFEVASEYFHHIIGEENDHMWFFAKFCLLYAGKVYPDRSLSFAGPGIPEADTFLLFARLLIFEELVDVFNQRMGEDQRLAPTIRKINSVHHQDESRHIAFGRQIVALLHRDLRTRLDTAQLAELERYLKAYMRASVESLCNPAAFRDAGIPEPFAVRRAVIEDPAFQEHAARILKRSTSHMVSEGIFTDERTVAA comes from the coding sequence GTGACCGACTCACTGACCACGACCACCTCGAACGCCCACGCCTACCTTGCCGCGCTGCCGGACATCCTCGGCGGCGACGAGCGTTTCAAGACCGTGCTGGACCGCTTGACCGTGATGTCCGAGCGCGACTACTACGACCCCTACAAGCTCTTCGTCTGGCCCGAATCGATCCCCGAAGACGGCTACTGGATGACCCCTGAACTGATGAGCGTGCATGGCACCGAGGCCGGCGCGTCGCTCGAACAGGCCCAACTGCGCGCCCTGAGCAAATGGGAGAGCGTCACGTTCTACAGCCTCAACGTGCACGGGATCAGGGAGCTGCTGACCTCGATCGTGGCCCGGATTCACATGCCCGGCTTCGAGGTGGCCTCGGAGTACTTCCACCACATCATCGGCGAAGAGAACGACCACATGTGGTTCTTCGCCAAGTTCTGCCTTCTCTACGCGGGCAAGGTCTACCCGGACCGGTCGCTGTCCTTCGCCGGTCCCGGCATCCCCGAGGCCGACACCTTCCTGCTGTTCGCCCGGCTGCTGATCTTCGAGGAGCTGGTCGACGTGTTCAACCAGCGGATGGGCGAGGACCAGCGGCTGGCACCGACGATCCGGAAGATCAACTCGGTGCACCACCAGGACGAATCCCGGCACATCGCCTTCGGCCGGCAGATCGTCGCGCTTCTGCACCGGGACCTGCGCACCCGGCTGGACACGGCGCAGCTCGCTGAGCTCGAAAGATATCTGAAGGCTTATATGCGTGCCTCGGTGGAGTCGCTGTGCAACCCGGCCGCCTTCCGTGATGCCGGCATACCGGAGCCGTTCGCCGTGCGCCGCGCGGTGATCGAGGACCCGGCCTTCCAGGAGCACGCGGCCCGCATCCTGAAACGCTCCACTTCGCACATGGTCAGCGAAGGAATCTTCACCGATGAAAGGACGGTCGCGGCATGA
- a CDS encoding alpha/beta fold hydrolase, with protein MASGIRHVVVDADGVDIPVTLRGNGPLVLLLPGATGLQTGYAVLIKLLSADHTVAVYDRRGHGRSKEKEPSTAPLSIEQHAMDAAVLIDALGEGPVHAVGSSAGAVIGLDLLARYPDRVRSLIAHEPSLLPLIDDGPRWRTWYDDLVAIDREVGTRHAFDYFFAHLASNGRGEQAPVAIPSSQLPEWSLYFQRELTEIVSYEPDLEQVALDRDAFVPVLGADSRERWHGRVVLELAARVGVPAVEVAGGHLAPVYEPAAFHRLIQDNVTLHEKLRASQLS; from the coding sequence ATGGCATCGGGAATCAGGCATGTGGTCGTCGACGCGGACGGCGTCGACATCCCCGTGACTCTGCGTGGAAACGGCCCGCTCGTCCTGCTGCTCCCCGGCGCGACCGGTCTGCAGACGGGATATGCGGTACTGATAAAGCTGCTGTCCGCGGACCACACCGTCGCGGTCTACGACCGGCGCGGTCACGGCCGCAGCAAGGAGAAGGAACCGAGCACCGCACCGCTGTCCATCGAGCAGCACGCGATGGACGCCGCGGTCCTCATCGACGCCCTGGGCGAGGGGCCCGTGCACGCCGTCGGCAGCAGCGCGGGTGCGGTCATCGGCCTGGACCTGCTGGCCCGCTACCCGGACCGGGTGCGCTCCCTGATAGCGCACGAACCCTCGCTGCTCCCGCTCATCGACGACGGCCCGCGCTGGCGCACCTGGTACGACGACCTCGTGGCGATCGACCGGGAGGTCGGGACCCGCCATGCCTTCGACTACTTCTTCGCCCACCTCGCGTCGAACGGCCGCGGCGAGCAGGCCCCGGTGGCGATCCCCAGCTCGCAGCTGCCGGAGTGGAGCCTCTACTTCCAACGCGAGCTGACCGAGATCGTCTCCTACGAACCAGACCTGGAGCAGGTGGCCCTGGACCGGGACGCGTTCGTCCCGGTGCTCGGCGCGGACAGCCGCGAGCGCTGGCACGGCCGGGTCGTCCTGGAACTCGCCGCGCGCGTGGGAGTCCCCGCGGTCGAGGTCGCGGGCGGGCATCTCGCCCCGGTCTACGAACCCGCGGCGTTCCACCGCCTGATCCAGGACAACGTCACC
- a CDS encoding SAM-dependent methyltransferase, which yields MNGAPDWITADADTERPSIARFYDYLLGGTHHLEVDRELGRKAIRAAPGLILLMRENRKFLRRAVKCALDAGIDQFLDIGSGIPARGSIHETARKAGSRARVAYVDIDPVAVSEGKAILAGDPEGVSVLGDVFEPAAILENPEVRALIDLDRPVVLLILNVIHFFPDSKVLPVLETYRHRLVSGSMLGLSVAMDGTTGAEAIDELYRQEYEGFTLRSREQIEALFGDFELLEPGVVYPPEWRPEDPGRTVVNPERYSSLVGVARKR from the coding sequence ATGAACGGGGCCCCGGACTGGATCACCGCCGACGCGGACACCGAACGCCCCAGCATCGCGCGCTTCTACGACTACCTCCTCGGCGGGACGCACCACCTCGAGGTCGACCGCGAGCTCGGCCGCAAGGCCATCCGCGCGGCGCCCGGCCTCATCCTGCTGATGCGGGAGAACCGCAAGTTCCTGCGGCGGGCGGTCAAGTGCGCCCTGGACGCCGGGATCGACCAGTTCCTCGACATCGGCTCGGGCATCCCGGCCCGCGGCAGCATCCACGAGACCGCGCGCAAGGCCGGCTCGCGGGCCCGGGTGGCCTACGTCGATATCGACCCGGTGGCCGTGTCGGAGGGCAAGGCGATCCTCGCCGGCGACCCGGAGGGTGTCAGCGTGCTGGGAGACGTCTTCGAGCCCGCGGCCATCCTGGAGAACCCGGAGGTGCGCGCCCTGATCGACCTGGACCGCCCGGTCGTGCTGCTGATCCTCAATGTGATCCATTTCTTCCCGGACTCCAAGGTGCTTCCCGTGCTGGAGACGTACCGGCACCGCCTGGTGTCGGGAAGCATGCTCGGCCTGTCGGTGGCCATGGACGGCACCACCGGCGCCGAGGCGATCGACGAGCTCTACCGGCAGGAGTACGAGGGGTTCACCCTGCGGTCCCGCGAGCAGATCGAGGCGCTGTTCGGCGACTTCGAGCTGCTCGAGCCCGGAGTGGTCTATCCGCCGGAGTGGCGGCCCGAGGACCCGGGCCGGACGGTGGTGAACCCGGAGCGGTACAGCTCGTTGGTCGGCGTCGCCAGGAAGCGGTGA
- a CDS encoding thioesterase II family protein translates to MTGAHSDKVGGGTVGGPRPAEPELRLFLFHHAGGSSSVFEGWESRFPAGWDVRALDAPGRGAARSAKPCTTVEELAGYFRDHLSLSFDRPFSFFGHSMGAMVAYELARRLQAEGGPQPNWVGLSACRAPGQPAARGQHGLSNEDLRAWLAAAGGTDQLVLHHPLIWKMLEPLLRADLRVVDSWQPTVDAVPLRGALSVFGAQDDRVLAHEKLIGWQPFTEHYVASRLFRGGHFYLQRQADLIIRWIVADISGSRRVCATPWTSPAKTR, encoded by the coding sequence GTGACCGGCGCCCACAGCGATAAGGTCGGTGGCGGCACAGTCGGCGGGCCGCGGCCCGCCGAGCCGGAGCTGCGGCTGTTCCTCTTCCATCACGCCGGCGGCTCCAGCTCGGTGTTCGAGGGCTGGGAAAGCCGCTTTCCGGCCGGGTGGGACGTCCGGGCTTTGGACGCACCCGGCCGGGGCGCCGCCCGGTCGGCGAAACCGTGCACGACCGTCGAGGAACTCGCCGGCTACTTCCGCGATCACCTTTCTCTGTCCTTCGACCGGCCCTTCTCGTTCTTCGGCCACAGCATGGGCGCGATGGTCGCGTACGAACTCGCCCGCCGCCTACAGGCCGAGGGCGGTCCGCAGCCGAACTGGGTGGGTTTGTCCGCGTGCCGCGCGCCTGGCCAGCCCGCGGCCCGCGGACAGCACGGCCTGTCGAACGAGGACCTGCGCGCCTGGCTGGCCGCGGCGGGCGGGACGGATCAGCTGGTGCTGCACCACCCGCTGATCTGGAAGATGCTCGAGCCCCTGCTGCGCGCGGATCTGCGGGTGGTCGACTCCTGGCAGCCCACCGTCGACGCCGTGCCGCTGCGCGGCGCGCTTTCCGTCTTCGGCGCCCAGGACGATCGCGTTCTCGCGCACGAGAAGCTGATCGGCTGGCAGCCCTTCACCGAGCACTACGTGGCCAGCCGTCTGTTCCGCGGCGGCCACTTCTATCTCCAGCGCCAAGCGGACCTGATCATACGGTGGATCGTCGCCGACATCTCCGGTTCGCGGCGCGTGTGTGCGACCCCATGGACATCCCCGGCGAAAACGAGGTGA
- a CDS encoding ferritin family protein, with the protein MSGGASTGTDGGSAQEGTAGSDTEGHAHDAHDEVGPPGRDGLRSLPGSADLYNRWESRQWSVAGLDLARDRRRFAELRPFARREILSALAELEIGESCVTRTLSALADHAPDEADRLYLCTQMADEARHVRFFQSYLSDVAGIAAEQLEPHGAMGGESGFGVVYDPLLTRHTAAVRTRPDDRRVWHVAVVSYHLLAEGLLAVAGLRALRALAKSCELTALSEGLANVVRDEARHVTFGLAATRRGAQSGYADAIGEAYLDGLGAATRVLVNPARRAASPVLPTALRAYAGNLAAEWSAANARMCRHVEVVGLAALDTSANLCWSSGLDAAFAEYRERWGAHHPVARARQLGLV; encoded by the coding sequence ATGAGCGGCGGGGCGAGCACGGGGACGGACGGCGGGAGCGCGCAGGAAGGCACGGCCGGCTCCGATACCGAGGGGCACGCGCACGACGCGCACGACGAGGTTGGGCCACCGGGCCGTGACGGCCTGCGCAGCCTGCCCGGTTCCGCGGATCTCTACAACCGGTGGGAGTCCCGGCAGTGGAGCGTCGCGGGGCTCGACCTCGCGCGGGACCGCCGACGCTTCGCTGAGCTCAGGCCGTTCGCCCGGCGCGAGATCCTGAGCGCGCTCGCCGAACTCGAGATCGGAGAGTCCTGCGTCACCCGGACGCTCAGCGCCCTCGCGGACCACGCGCCGGATGAGGCCGACCGCCTCTATCTGTGTACACAGATGGCCGACGAGGCCCGGCACGTACGGTTCTTCCAAAGCTACCTGTCCGACGTCGCGGGCATAGCCGCCGAGCAGCTGGAACCGCACGGCGCGATGGGCGGCGAGTCCGGGTTCGGCGTGGTGTACGACCCGTTGCTGACCCGGCACACCGCAGCCGTGCGGACCCGGCCCGACGACCGGCGGGTCTGGCATGTCGCGGTGGTCTCCTACCACCTGCTCGCCGAGGGGCTGCTCGCTGTCGCAGGGCTGCGCGCGCTGCGGGCCCTGGCCAAGAGCTGCGAGCTGACCGCGCTGTCCGAGGGGCTCGCGAACGTCGTGCGTGACGAGGCACGGCATGTGACGTTCGGCCTGGCCGCGACCCGGCGCGGGGCACAGTCGGGATACGCCGATGCGATCGGCGAGGCGTATCTGGACGGCCTCGGCGCGGCGACCAGGGTGCTGGTGAACCCGGCCCGGCGCGCGGCCAGTCCGGTGCTGCCGACGGCGCTGCGCGCGTATGCCGGGAACCTGGCCGCGGAGTGGTCCGCGGCGAACGCGCGAATGTGCCGGCATGTCGAGGTGGTCGGGCTCGCGGCCCTGGACACATCGGCCAACCTGTGTTGGAGCAGCGGGCTCGACGCCGCGTTCGCTGAGTACCGGGAGCGTTGGGGTGCCCACCATCCGGTGGCACGGGCCCGCCAGCTGGGTCTGGTCTGA
- a CDS encoding NAD(P)/FAD-dependent oxidoreductase: MTEQNTVKTANDVDNPDNAEKTRVLVIGGGPGGSTAATLLARQGIEVTLLESAIFPRYHIGESILPSVLPVLDLLGVREEVDNHGFVRKDGAYFEWGPENWDLNFDHLSGASRHSYQVIRSEFDHMLLKNAQAKGVDVREGVKVTEILFHGDRPVAARWSASDNSGAAGTIAFDFLVDASGRAGVMATKYLKNRRYHEAFKNVAVWSYWRDVKPLEVGPKGAIAVCSVPYGWFWAIPLHDGTTSIGLVAKRTTFSDERERLGSIEAVYADAMTQAPRILEMTQGANKIEGYKVEQDYSYVSERKSGPGYVLVGDAAAFLDPLLSTGVHLSTFSALLAAASVSAVLDGELAEQEAVDFYERAYHQAYERLLVVVSFFYNSYNRQTQFFEADKLTRRERHMLNLYESFLHIVTGIEDLDDSIDGGEALEEVAQQIATQKKIDAGHNEAMNSLPDSPRQAVGGLYLELEPRLRIRRTSEAPAGPEPVREARAGL, translated from the coding sequence ATGACTGAGCAGAACACAGTGAAAACTGCGAACGACGTAGACAACCCGGACAACGCCGAGAAGACCCGCGTGCTGGTCATCGGCGGCGGCCCCGGCGGCTCGACCGCCGCCACCCTGCTGGCCCGGCAGGGCATCGAGGTGACGCTGCTGGAGAGCGCCATCTTCCCCCGCTACCACATCGGCGAGTCGATCCTGCCTTCCGTACTGCCGGTGCTGGACCTGCTCGGAGTCCGCGAGGAGGTCGACAACCACGGCTTCGTGCGCAAGGACGGCGCCTATTTCGAGTGGGGCCCGGAGAACTGGGACCTGAACTTCGACCACCTGTCCGGCGCCAGCCGGCACAGCTACCAGGTGATCCGGTCCGAGTTCGACCACATGCTGCTGAAGAACGCCCAGGCCAAGGGCGTTGACGTGCGCGAGGGCGTCAAGGTCACGGAGATCCTGTTCCACGGCGACCGCCCCGTCGCGGCCCGCTGGTCAGCCTCGGACAACTCCGGGGCCGCCGGCACCATCGCGTTCGACTTCCTGGTCGACGCCTCGGGCCGGGCCGGGGTGATGGCGACCAAGTACCTGAAGAACCGCCGATACCACGAGGCCTTCAAGAACGTCGCGGTCTGGTCCTACTGGCGCGACGTCAAGCCGCTGGAGGTCGGGCCGAAGGGCGCCATCGCGGTCTGCTCGGTGCCCTACGGCTGGTTCTGGGCCATTCCGCTGCACGACGGCACGACCTCGATCGGCCTGGTGGCCAAGCGCACCACATTCTCCGACGAGCGCGAGCGGCTCGGCAGCATCGAGGCGGTCTACGCCGACGCGATGACCCAGGCCCCGCGGATCCTGGAGATGACCCAGGGCGCGAACAAGATCGAGGGTTACAAGGTCGAGCAGGACTACTCCTACGTCTCCGAGCGCAAGTCCGGCCCCGGCTACGTCCTGGTCGGCGACGCGGCCGCCTTCCTGGACCCGCTGCTGTCCACCGGGGTGCACCTGTCGACGTTCAGCGCGCTGCTCGCGGCCGCCTCGGTCTCCGCGGTGCTGGACGGCGAGCTGGCCGAGCAGGAGGCGGTGGACTTCTACGAGCGGGCCTACCACCAGGCCTACGAGCGGCTGCTGGTGGTCGTCTCCTTCTTCTACAACAGCTACAACCGGCAGACCCAGTTCTTCGAGGCCGACAAGCTGACCCGGCGCGAGAGGCACATGCTGAACCTCTACGAGTCTTTCCTGCACATCGTCACCGGCATCGAGGACCTGGACGACTCGATCGATGGCGGCGAGGCGCTGGAGGAGGTCGCGCAGCAGATCGCGACCCAGAAGAAGATCGACGCCGGGCACAACGAGGCGATGAACTCGCTGCCGGACTCGCCGCGGCAGGCCGTCGGCGGGTTGTACCTGGAACTGGAGCCCCGGCTACGCATCCGCCGCACATCCGAGGCGCCCGCCGGCCCGGAGCCGGTGCGGGAAGCGAGGGCCGGGTTGTGA
- a CDS encoding aminoacyl--tRNA ligase-related protein — protein MANKTESAGTDRGLAVLRARDLELRDAIDAVVLSWAAEAGAARTAYPPLLRTSDLAALDYWVNFPHLALLAVGADAGREKELAAADHSVIAPELLAPAEYALPSAACYSAYLDLSGTRLDGAHKITTVATCFRRENHFEGLRRLLSFTMREVVCVGNREAVLEHASSFKKRVGEFARRLGLPLEVQAATDPFFEKDAARTLMQQLFPVKEEFVFGGGLAIASVNFHRNFFGERCDIRLADGSPAFTSCVAFGLERWLAALTERFGRDDPALPERIAEAARWT, from the coding sequence ATGGCGAATAAGACCGAGTCGGCCGGGACCGACCGCGGGCTGGCCGTGCTGCGGGCCCGGGACCTGGAGCTGCGCGACGCGATCGACGCGGTCGTCCTGTCCTGGGCCGCCGAAGCCGGGGCCGCGCGAACAGCGTACCCGCCGCTGCTGCGGACCTCTGACCTGGCCGCACTCGACTACTGGGTGAACTTCCCGCACCTGGCTCTGCTGGCCGTGGGAGCTGATGCCGGCCGGGAGAAGGAGTTGGCCGCGGCGGACCACTCCGTCATCGCCCCCGAGTTGCTCGCTCCGGCCGAGTACGCGCTGCCGTCCGCGGCCTGCTATTCGGCCTACCTGGACCTGTCCGGCACCCGCCTGGACGGTGCGCACAAGATCACCACGGTCGCCACCTGCTTCCGGCGGGAGAACCACTTCGAGGGGCTGCGCAGGCTGCTGAGCTTCACCATGCGCGAGGTGGTCTGCGTCGGCAACCGGGAAGCCGTGCTCGAACACGCGTCGTCGTTCAAGAAGCGCGTCGGCGAGTTCGCTCGGCGCCTCGGGCTGCCCCTGGAGGTGCAGGCGGCGACCGACCCGTTCTTCGAGAAGGACGCCGCTCGAACGCTGATGCAGCAGCTCTTCCCGGTCAAGGAGGAGTTCGTCTTCGGCGGGGGCTTGGCCATCGCGTCGGTGAACTTCCACCGGAACTTCTTCGGCGAGCGCTGCGACATCAGGCTGGCCGACGGCAGTCCGGCGTTCACCTCGTGCGTGGCGTTCGGCCTCGAGCGCTGGCTGGCGGCGCTCACCGAGCGCTTCGGCCGGGACGACCCCGCGCTGCCCGAGCGCATCGCCGAGGCCGCTCGGTGGACATGA
- a CDS encoding 4'-phosphopantetheinyl transferase family protein, protein MARRPHPADALLRSVRRPRITSFGRRIDVWVAAIRPDVDPDPDMPVLRAFLPEGELRRLSAIRHDAARVEYAAGRLLVRSVLAERLRTPPTRLRIGEEPGGRPRLEPGPGGSPADDFNLSHSGGRLALSVSRNLRVGVDIERVDRTRPLEALARRYYTADEHALLNTYAGADAYAECWYRIWTTKEAHAKARGAGVRGMTDPLDGHGTRWRRYPIPVAPGFAGSVVALHPSYLSVPHRLLGSDD, encoded by the coding sequence GTGGCAAGGAGGCCGCACCCGGCCGACGCGCTGCTGCGGTCCGTCAGGCGGCCGCGCATCACATCGTTCGGTCGGCGGATCGACGTCTGGGTCGCGGCCATCCGGCCCGATGTGGATCCGGACCCTGACATGCCGGTCCTGCGTGCCTTCCTGCCGGAGGGCGAGCTGCGGCGGCTGTCCGCGATCCGCCACGACGCCGCGCGCGTGGAGTACGCGGCCGGGCGGCTGCTTGTACGCTCCGTGCTGGCCGAGCGCCTGCGCACCCCGCCGACCCGGCTCCGGATCGGCGAGGAGCCCGGCGGACGTCCGCGCCTGGAACCCGGTCCGGGCGGCAGTCCCGCCGACGATTTCAACCTCTCCCACTCCGGCGGCCGCCTGGCGTTGTCCGTCTCCCGGAACCTGAGGGTCGGAGTGGACATCGAACGGGTCGACCGGACCCGCCCGCTCGAAGCCCTTGCCCGTCGTTACTACACGGCCGATGAGCATGCCCTGCTGAACACCTACGCCGGCGCCGACGCGTACGCCGAGTGCTGGTACCGCATCTGGACCACGAAGGAGGCGCACGCCAAGGCCCGCGGGGCCGGCGTGCGCGGTATGACCGACCCCCTCGACGGCCACGGAACCCGATGGCGCCGGTATCCGATACCCGTCGCGCCGGGCTTCGCCGGCAGCGTCGTGGCGCTGCACCCGTCGTATCTGTCCGTCCCGCACCGCTTGCTTGGGAGTGATGACTGA